A genomic window from Methanovulcanius yangii includes:
- a CDS encoding 30S ribosomal protein S7, producing MTEENITEETFTEEPVEQTGPSYLLFNKWDISEVQVKDPGLVRYVNTQSMIVPHSCGKRAGTQFAKSEMLIVERLINRLMQTEHNTGKKAVTTKIVSDAFDIINKKTGKNPVEVLIDAIANAGPREETVRLKYGGINVPKSVDTAPQRRIDAALMFIARAVRQGSHKKKRSASAVLADELIAAANGDARCFSVGKKEERERVAKSAR from the coding sequence ATGACCGAGGAAAACATCACAGAAGAGACCTTCACCGAAGAACCGGTCGAACAGACCGGCCCGTCCTACCTTCTCTTTAACAAGTGGGACATCTCCGAAGTCCAGGTCAAGGACCCCGGTCTGGTCCGGTATGTCAATACCCAGTCCATGATCGTGCCGCACTCCTGCGGCAAGCGTGCAGGCACCCAGTTTGCAAAGAGCGAGATGCTCATCGTCGAGCGCCTCATCAACCGTCTCATGCAGACCGAGCACAACACCGGCAAGAAGGCCGTCACGACGAAGATTGTGAGCGACGCCTTCGACATCATCAACAAGAAGACCGGCAAGAACCCCGTCGAGGTCCTCATCGACGCCATTGCAAATGCAGGGCCCCGCGAGGAGACCGTCCGTCTGAAGTACGGTGGTATCAATGTCCCGAAGTCTGTCGATACCGCACCTCAGCGCCGTATCGACGCCGCACTGATGTTCATTGCCCGTGCCGTGCGCCAGGGAAGCCACAAGAAGAAGCGCTCGGCATCCGCCGTCCTTGCAGACGAGCTCATCGCCGCTGCAAACGGTGACGCCCGGTGCTTCTCTGTCGGAAAGAAAGAAGAACGCGAGCGTGTGGCGAAATCCGCACGATAA
- a CDS encoding 30S ribosomal protein S12, whose product MGNGKFAARKCKRTSKENRWRDTNYARRQLGLDVKSDPLEGAPQGRGIVLEKVGVEAKQPNSAIRKCVRVQLIKNGRQVTAFAVGDGAINFIDEHDEVTIEGIGGRLGRSKGDIPGVRFQVTAVNNVSLREMVIGKKEKPRR is encoded by the coding sequence ATGGGAAACGGAAAATTTGCTGCGCGAAAATGTAAGCGCACCTCCAAGGAAAACCGCTGGCGCGACACCAACTACGCACGGCGCCAGCTCGGCCTTGACGTCAAATCCGACCCGCTCGAGGGTGCCCCCCAGGGACGCGGCATCGTGCTCGAGAAGGTTGGTGTCGAGGCAAAACAGCCGAACTCGGCTATCCGGAAATGTGTCCGCGTTCAGCTCATCAAGAACGGCCGTCAGGTCACGGCATTCGCCGTCGGCGACGGTGCCATCAACTTCATCGATGAACACGACGAAGTCACCATCGAGGGTATCGGCGGCAGGCTCGGTCGTTCGAAGGGAGATATCCCCGGTGTCCGCTTCCAGGTCACTGCAGTAAACAACGTCTCGCTGCGCGAGATGGTGATCGGCAAGAAGGAGAAGCCGCGCAGGTGA
- a CDS encoding 6-carboxytetrahydropterin synthase translates to MAGTTRIYKEVYFEASHRLLHYKGKCFRLHGHQWRVEVWMEGTVEPASKILVDYNTIKQVVGRFDHQVILNRDDPMVECLSRFQEVITTEGDPTSENLAGIITGMINDACAGAGIDARITKIRVWESTSCYAECVYENH, encoded by the coding sequence ATGGCTGGTACTACACGCATTTATAAAGAGGTTTACTTCGAGGCGAGCCACCGCCTCCTGCACTACAAGGGGAAGTGCTTCCGCCTCCACGGCCACCAGTGGCGTGTCGAAGTCTGGATGGAAGGGACGGTCGAACCGGCATCGAAGATCCTGGTCGACTACAATACCATAAAACAGGTCGTCGGCAGGTTTGACCATCAGGTCATACTCAATCGGGACGACCCGATGGTCGAATGCCTCTCCCGGTTCCAGGAGGTCATCACGACCGAGGGGGACCCGACGAGCGAGAATCTGGCGGGCATCATCACGGGCATGATCAACGATGCCTGTGCAGGGGCGGGTATCGACGCCCGGATCACGAAGATCCGTGTGTGGGAATCGACCTCCTGCTATGCAGAATGTGTCTATGAGAATCACTGA
- a CDS encoding 7-carboxy-7-deazaguanine synthase QueE has product MRITEIFASISGEGTRQGAPAVFIRFAGCNLRCAWCDTGYSFENGTTMDMDAVLAEVARHGIPFVVITGGEPLLQEEELVPLLKALKGAGYDIEIETNGTRAVGAVQAYATVCMDMKCPSSGMSSDPALLATLRPSDMVKFVVADRCDCAFAEATLASHPTAAEAVISPVWGADYGEIVAFLMERRPPARLQVQLHKILGVQ; this is encoded by the coding sequence ATGAGAATCACTGAAATTTTTGCGAGCATCTCCGGCGAGGGAACCCGGCAGGGGGCCCCGGCGGTCTTCATCCGGTTCGCAGGATGCAACCTGCGGTGCGCATGGTGCGACACCGGTTACTCGTTTGAGAACGGCACCACGATGGATATGGATGCCGTCCTTGCCGAGGTCGCCCGCCACGGCATTCCCTTCGTCGTCATCACCGGCGGCGAACCGCTCCTGCAGGAGGAGGAGCTCGTCCCCCTCCTCAAAGCATTAAAAGGGGCGGGGTACGATATAGAGATAGAGACCAACGGGACAAGGGCTGTCGGTGCGGTGCAGGCGTATGCCACCGTCTGCATGGACATGAAATGCCCCTCGTCGGGGATGTCCTCCGACCCGGCACTCCTTGCCACGCTCCGGCCGTCCGACATGGTGAAGTTCGTGGTGGCGGACCGGTGCGACTGCGCCTTTGCCGAAGCGACGCTCGCCTCCCACCCGACGGCGGCGGAGGCGGTCATCTCCCCGGTATGGGGGGCGGACTACGGGGAAATCGTGGCATTTCTCATGGAGCGCAGGCCGCCGGCACGGCTGCAGGTGCAGCTCCACAAAATTCTCGGGGTACAATAA
- the queC gene encoding 7-cyano-7-deazaguanine synthase QueC codes for MKAVCLLSGGMDSTTLAYLAKDMGYDIIALHLRYGQPTEDAEYAAAKKIAELLDACEFFEVNLDYLLRIGGSALTDAAIEIQDHAEGEAGGMPATYVPFRNANLLAIATSLAEARGAEAIFIGVQASDYAGYPDCRPEFIEAFQAAIDAGTADGTQITLRTPFVRMTKAEILQVGFDLGVPYQYTWSCYRSSSPACGTCDSCHYRLEAFRHHGVDDPIDYEGR; via the coding sequence ATGAAAGCGGTATGCCTCCTCTCGGGCGGGATGGACTCGACCACCCTCGCCTATCTTGCAAAGGATATGGGCTATGATATCATCGCCCTCCACCTCCGGTACGGCCAGCCGACCGAAGACGCCGAGTATGCGGCGGCGAAGAAGATTGCAGAACTCCTCGATGCATGTGAGTTTTTCGAAGTGAACCTCGACTACCTGCTGAGGATCGGCGGGTCGGCGCTCACCGACGCTGCCATAGAAATACAGGATCACGCAGAGGGCGAGGCCGGGGGGATGCCCGCGACCTACGTACCGTTCAGGAACGCGAACCTCCTCGCGATCGCAACGAGCCTCGCCGAGGCGCGGGGGGCCGAGGCGATCTTCATCGGGGTGCAGGCATCGGACTATGCGGGGTACCCCGACTGCCGTCCCGAGTTCATCGAGGCCTTCCAGGCGGCGATCGATGCGGGCACGGCGGACGGGACCCAGATTACGCTGCGAACGCCCTTCGTGCGGATGACGAAGGCGGAGATCCTGCAGGTCGGGTTCGACCTCGGGGTGCCGTATCAGTACACCTGGTCCTGCTACCGGTCGTCGTCGCCCGCCTGCGGGACCTGCGACTCCTGCCACTACCGCCTCGAGGCGTTCCGGCACCACGGGGTCGATGACCCCATCGACTACGAGGGGCGCTAA
- a CDS encoding NUDIX hydrolase: MEEGCGGKRLSVEKAQVTLPSGRTKERFVVHPGKAVAMLPVEGEYCYLERQYRFAVGEWIYEAPAGTMDEGETPEETAHRELIEETGMRAETLIPRGIIYPAPGYTDEVIALFEARDLSPSDEYQMDDDEMIEVVKVRVDEVEAMIHAGEIIDAKTICLMYRCFGCRR; the protein is encoded by the coding sequence ATGGAGGAGGGCTGCGGGGGAAAACGCCTCAGCGTCGAGAAGGCGCAGGTGACGCTCCCCTCCGGAAGGACGAAGGAGCGCTTCGTCGTCCACCCGGGCAAGGCCGTCGCGATGCTCCCCGTGGAGGGGGAGTACTGCTATCTCGAGCGCCAGTACCGGTTCGCCGTCGGGGAGTGGATCTATGAAGCCCCTGCCGGCACGATGGACGAGGGGGAGACGCCCGAGGAGACGGCCCACCGCGAACTGATCGAGGAGACCGGCATGCGGGCGGAAACCCTCATTCCCAGGGGGATTATCTACCCGGCCCCCGGCTACACCGACGAGGTGATCGCGCTCTTCGAGGCCCGCGACCTTTCCCCGTCCGACGAGTACCAGATGGACGACGACGAGATGATCGAGGTGGTGAAGGTCCGCGTCGACGAGGTGGAGGCGATGATCCACGCGGGCGAGATCATCGATGCGAAGACGATCTGCCTCATGTACCGCTGTTTCGGGTGCCGGCGATGA
- a CDS encoding alpha/beta hydrolase — protein sequence MSRWAPVLVLGAVLMMTVAAGCLGDAPASSSPVYSLGDDGKLVITGTDPVYDEYLPDSTEVNGNVTVSEIVFHVEDIDVHALCAAPPDPVAGVVLVPGAGVTKEGHRARIISYAQKGIASIVLDVRGNGGGTTGHTGGLQEDYRRFATGDDVPQWWQTIGDVITARRMMTERHAVPVSIVGSSNGGMQGAVAAAIDEGAAGYFGVSTAGFGDSDATTDPSVAAFIRSIDAGVYIGDISPRPVWLFHSRADGVIAFDAGYALFEQAGEPKTFMEFTGGHGIGGEVDAAITDAILTLNTPENE from the coding sequence ATGAGCCGGTGGGCTCCTGTTCTTGTCCTTGGCGCAGTTCTGATGATGACGGTTGCCGCCGGGTGCCTCGGGGATGCCCCCGCGTCCTCATCGCCCGTCTACTCGCTCGGTGACGACGGGAAGCTCGTCATCACCGGCACCGACCCCGTCTATGACGAGTATCTCCCCGATAGTACGGAGGTGAACGGGAACGTCACCGTCTCGGAGATAGTCTTCCATGTTGAGGATATTGATGTCCACGCCCTCTGCGCCGCCCCACCCGACCCCGTGGCGGGTGTCGTTCTCGTTCCCGGCGCCGGCGTCACTAAGGAAGGCCACCGGGCACGCATCATCTCCTATGCACAGAAGGGAATAGCATCCATCGTCCTCGATGTACGCGGCAACGGCGGGGGGACCACCGGTCACACCGGCGGTCTGCAGGAGGACTACCGGCGGTTCGCCACGGGCGACGACGTGCCGCAGTGGTGGCAGACCATCGGGGATGTCATCACGGCACGGCGGATGATGACGGAGCGGCATGCCGTCCCGGTCTCCATCGTCGGCTCATCGAACGGCGGGATGCAGGGCGCCGTTGCGGCCGCTATCGACGAGGGTGCCGCGGGATATTTCGGTGTCTCGACGGCGGGCTTCGGCGATTCGGATGCGACAACCGACCCGTCGGTTGCGGCCTTCATCCGCTCGATCGATGCCGGTGTCTATATCGGTGACATCTCCCCGCGCCCGGTGTGGCTCTTCCACTCGAGGGCGGACGGCGTCATCGCGTTCGATGCGGGATATGCCCTCTTTGAGCAGGCGGGCGAGCCGAAGACCTTCATGGAGTTCACCGGCGGTCACGGGATAGGTGGTGAAGTCGATGCCGCAATCACTGATGCGATACTCACGCTTAATACTCCAGAAAATGAATAA
- the prf1 gene encoding peptide chain release factor aRF-1, with the protein MAEEAEMDSARKRYEFKKTLERLEEKEGSGTELITIYIPPDKQIHDVTAQLRDEFGQCSNIKSKQTRTNVQSAISSILSRLKYYNKPPENGMAVFCGAIKAGGDRTTMDCTIIEPPEPVPLYMYRCSSNFELEPLEQMLVEKEVYGLIVIDRRESYLGFLRGNRIEPISGVTSTVPGKQRKGGQSAMRFQRLRLIAINEYYKKVADRATDVFLAEPDFFNRFKGVLIGGPTPTKEEFADGGYLHHELQKRLIGLFDVSYTNESGLAELVDAAQEALRGVEVMKEKTVMDRFLKELVKDDGLAAYGEDSIRHNLEIGAVDTLLLSSTLRQERLIIHCQSCDYSREETVRIEPGKSMSSLEFGNCPKCSAPLYLEEETDIIDELTDLADASGTSVMIISDDFEEGAVLYNAFGGIAAILRYRTGY; encoded by the coding sequence ATGGCAGAAGAGGCTGAGATGGACAGTGCGCGAAAGCGCTATGAATTCAAAAAGACGCTCGAGCGGCTCGAGGAGAAGGAGGGGAGCGGTACAGAACTTATTACGATCTATATCCCTCCCGACAAACAGATACACGATGTCACGGCGCAGCTGCGCGATGAGTTCGGTCAGTGCTCCAATATCAAATCCAAGCAGACCAGAACGAACGTGCAGAGTGCGATCTCCTCCATCCTCTCCCGCCTGAAATACTACAACAAGCCGCCCGAGAACGGGATGGCCGTCTTCTGCGGTGCCATCAAGGCCGGCGGCGACCGGACCACGATGGACTGCACAATAATCGAGCCCCCGGAACCGGTTCCCCTCTATATGTACCGGTGCTCGTCGAACTTCGAGCTCGAACCGCTGGAGCAGATGCTGGTCGAAAAGGAGGTCTACGGCCTCATCGTCATCGACCGGCGTGAGTCCTACCTCGGGTTCCTCCGCGGCAACCGCATCGAACCCATCTCCGGCGTCACCTCGACGGTCCCCGGCAAACAGCGCAAGGGTGGTCAGTCCGCCATGCGTTTCCAGCGTCTCCGTCTCATCGCCATCAATGAATACTACAAGAAGGTCGCCGACCGGGCCACGGATGTCTTCCTCGCAGAACCTGACTTCTTCAACCGGTTCAAGGGCGTCCTCATCGGCGGCCCGACGCCCACAAAAGAGGAGTTCGCGGACGGCGGATACCTCCACCACGAGCTCCAGAAACGGCTCATCGGCCTCTTCGACGTCTCCTACACGAACGAGTCGGGCCTCGCCGAACTCGTCGATGCGGCACAGGAGGCCCTTCGCGGCGTCGAGGTGATGAAGGAGAAGACCGTCATGGACCGGTTCTTAAAGGAGCTTGTCAAGGATGACGGTCTTGCCGCCTACGGAGAGGACAGCATCCGGCACAACCTCGAGATCGGTGCCGTCGACACCCTCCTCCTCTCCTCGACCCTGCGGCAGGAGCGCCTGATCATCCACTGCCAGAGCTGCGACTATTCCCGCGAGGAGACGGTGAGAATTGAACCCGGCAAATCGATGTCCAGCCTCGAGTTCGGGAACTGCCCGAAATGCTCGGCCCCGCTCTACCTCGAGGAGGAGACGGACATCATCGACGAGCTCACGGACCTTGCGGACGCGTCCGGGACGTCTGTTATGATCATCTCGGACGACTTTGAAGAAGGTGCGGTGCTCTACAACGCATTCGGCGGTATCGCCGCGATCCTCCGGTACAGGACGGGATACTGA
- the argS gene encoding arginine--tRNA ligase, translated as MYFTTHSTIETVLREATGEENVLLTDGGDHADLASTVAFAMAKREKKNPAALAGEIKAAVEGPLAEKGVIVTTIGPYINFVFGPEYVAGVVKEALAEGYGALPVRDGTVCIEHTSANPNGPLHVGHIRNSVIGDTLARVFRKAGFDLEVQYYLNDMGRQIAIVSWGFDNLAIPQNEGEKDDHYVARVYVASNRAIEADESIKAEIDRRMGLIEQGDPEMVEKFRRAVSLCAEGIKATLARLNTPHDRFVWESSFVQDGSMAAILDRIEALPESSHDDILAVDLSAFGFEKEYVLRRSDGTSVYAARDLAYHEWKAAHFDRLINVLGADHKLIGAQLQATMTLLGETAPEIVFFEFVSLPEGSMSTRAGKFVSADQLIDEVTEKAFDEVTIRRPELPEEERRAIAAAVAVGAVRYDIIRVSQEKSTVFDWKTALDFERQSAPYVQYSHARACSILEKAGDFEPAFEYSTEAELALAKHIGRFPLVIQTVVDELRPHHLAIYARECADLFNAFYHADPVLKAEGVTRNARLTLVRAAQNTLKEALETLGIDAVRSM; from the coding sequence ATGTACTTTACCACTCACTCCACGATTGAAACGGTCCTCCGGGAGGCGACCGGCGAGGAGAATGTCCTCCTCACCGACGGAGGAGACCATGCAGACCTCGCCTCCACCGTCGCGTTTGCAATGGCAAAACGCGAGAAGAAGAACCCCGCAGCCCTTGCGGGGGAGATCAAGGCGGCCGTCGAGGGTCCGCTTGCCGAGAAAGGGGTCATCGTCACGACCATCGGCCCGTACATCAACTTCGTCTTCGGGCCGGAGTACGTCGCGGGTGTCGTGAAGGAAGCCCTCGCCGAGGGCTACGGTGCCCTTCCCGTCCGGGATGGAACGGTCTGCATCGAGCACACGAGCGCCAACCCCAACGGCCCCCTCCATGTGGGGCACATCCGCAACTCCGTCATCGGCGACACCCTCGCCCGCGTCTTCCGGAAGGCCGGCTTTGACCTCGAGGTGCAGTACTACCTCAATGACATGGGCCGCCAGATTGCAATAGTCTCCTGGGGATTCGACAATCTCGCCATCCCCCAGAACGAAGGCGAAAAGGACGACCACTACGTCGCCCGTGTCTACGTTGCGTCGAACCGGGCCATCGAGGCAGACGAGTCCATCAAGGCGGAGATCGACCGCCGGATGGGGCTCATCGAACAGGGCGACCCCGAGATGGTGGAGAAGTTCCGCCGTGCCGTCTCGCTCTGTGCGGAGGGCATCAAGGCGACGCTGGCACGCCTGAACACCCCGCACGACCGCTTCGTCTGGGAGTCCTCCTTCGTGCAGGACGGTTCGATGGCGGCGATCCTCGACCGCATCGAGGCGCTGCCCGAGTCGAGCCACGACGACATTCTTGCCGTCGACCTCTCTGCGTTCGGTTTTGAGAAGGAGTACGTGCTGCGCCGGAGCGACGGGACGAGTGTCTACGCGGCCCGCGACCTCGCCTATCACGAGTGGAAGGCGGCACACTTCGACCGGCTCATCAACGTCCTCGGCGCCGACCACAAACTGATCGGCGCCCAACTGCAGGCGACGATGACACTGTTGGGCGAGACGGCGCCCGAGATCGTCTTCTTCGAGTTCGTCTCCCTCCCCGAAGGGTCGATGAGCACCCGTGCCGGCAAGTTCGTTTCCGCCGACCAGCTCATCGACGAGGTGACGGAGAAGGCGTTCGACGAGGTAACCATCCGGCGGCCGGAACTCCCCGAAGAGGAGCGCCGCGCCATCGCCGCCGCGGTGGCCGTCGGCGCCGTCCGCTATGACATCATCCGGGTCTCGCAGGAGAAGAGCACGGTCTTTGACTGGAAGACGGCGCTCGACTTCGAACGGCAGAGCGCCCCCTATGTCCAGTATTCCCATGCCCGCGCCTGCTCCATCCTGGAGAAGGCCGGGGACTTTGAGCCGGCGTTCGAATACTCGACCGAGGCGGAACTCGCCCTTGCAAAGCACATCGGCCGCTTCCCGCTCGTGATCCAGACGGTCGTGGACGAACTGCGCCCGCACCATCTTGCCATCTACGCCCGCGAATGCGCCGACCTCTTCAACGCCTTCTACCATGCAGACCCGGTATTAAAGGCGGAAGGTGTGACCCGCAATGCACGCCTGACCCTTGTCAGGGCGGCGCAGAACACGCTCAAGGAGGCGCTGGAGACCCTCGGTATCGATGCAGTCCGAAGCATGTAA
- the twy1 gene encoding 4-demethylwyosine synthase TYW1, whose translation MQSEACKALRKQGYQFFSPSSSAALKPCMWNKRTLRGGDMCYKAQFYGISSHRCVQMTPTLKCNQRCLFCWRSMEYEVVEEEECPPEVIVANLYKLQKKALAGYNPVAGGGTDETLWEEALAPDMAAISLSGEPTCYSRLPELVDMLNARDFTTFVVTNGTRPWVLEKVHPYQTYVSLDAPDKETYLKVCRPMEDYWEDIRTSLSLLGSRRSAIRVTVVKGLNDFAPEKYAAMIQDSGPDYVEVKGYMYLGYSRNRLERHNMPDHAEVRDFASEIAKYCDYDMYDESPISRVVCLTRR comes from the coding sequence ATGCAGTCCGAAGCATGTAAGGCCCTAAGAAAACAGGGCTACCAGTTCTTTTCTCCCTCGTCATCGGCGGCGCTCAAGCCATGCATGTGGAACAAACGGACGCTGCGGGGCGGGGACATGTGCTATAAGGCACAGTTCTACGGGATTTCGAGCCACCGCTGCGTCCAGATGACCCCGACCCTCAAGTGTAACCAGCGCTGCCTCTTCTGCTGGCGCTCGATGGAATACGAGGTCGTGGAAGAGGAGGAGTGTCCGCCCGAGGTGATCGTGGCAAACCTCTACAAGCTCCAGAAGAAGGCCCTTGCCGGGTACAACCCGGTGGCCGGAGGCGGCACCGACGAGACCCTCTGGGAGGAGGCGCTCGCCCCCGACATGGCGGCGATCTCCCTCTCCGGGGAGCCGACCTGCTACTCCCGCCTCCCCGAACTCGTCGATATGCTCAACGCACGGGACTTTACGACCTTCGTCGTCACGAACGGCACCCGGCCGTGGGTCCTGGAGAAGGTCCACCCGTACCAGACCTATGTCTCGCTCGACGCCCCGGACAAGGAGACCTACCTGAAGGTCTGCCGCCCGATGGAGGACTACTGGGAGGATATCCGGACGTCCCTCTCCCTCCTCGGATCCCGCCGGTCGGCGATCCGCGTCACCGTGGTGAAGGGCCTCAACGACTTCGCTCCCGAGAAGTATGCGGCGATGATCCAGGACTCGGGTCCCGACTACGTCGAGGTGAAGGGGTACATGTACCTCGGGTACAGCCGGAACCGTCTCGAGCGGCACAACATGCCGGATCATGCGGAGGTGCGGGACTTCGCGAGCGAAATTGCGAAATACTGTGATTATGATATGTACGACGAGAGCCCGATATCACGGGTGGTGTGCCTGACACGGCGGTAA
- the sepS gene encoding O-phosphoserine--tRNA ligase: MRFNAEEFRELSRTDFEHAWHRGPSVVDPVGPADRYPRNMFRRAQAHPIAETIQRLREVYLSIGFDEARVPLFIEEQDVYRQFGPEASAVLDRVFYLGGLPRPNVGIGKERTARIEELLGRTLGEDGEERLRKTLHAYKKSEIDGDELTFELAKVLDCDDGLVVRIMEEVFPEFRELAPESSRTTLRSHMTSGWFISLGAMWDKLPHPIMQFSIDRCFRREQEEGPTRLMTYHSASCIMAGEHITVEDGKAVAAALLSAFGFTDFEFRPDEKRSKYYIPDTQTEVYARHPTHGWVEVATFGMYSPSALAEYGVEVPVMNLGLGVERLAMIEYEAEDVRKLTHPQFFPREFSDLDLAKGIGLREAPSTPAGMAIAGAIVAAGTAHAAEESPCSFEAWEGAIGDVRLRVYVEEEEENSKLCGPAVFNEIFVEKGRILGVPDTEKFEGVRKNGAATGISYLEAVANLAASRIEEAAQAGEPARVQVKMVKIPSEVNLKIDEYVMRYITDNNKKIDVRGPVFFAVRSEIL, from the coding sequence ATGAGATTTAATGCAGAAGAATTCAGGGAGCTTTCACGGACGGACTTTGAACACGCATGGCACCGGGGCCCCTCGGTCGTCGACCCCGTCGGCCCTGCGGACCGGTACCCGAGAAACATGTTCCGGCGTGCACAGGCGCACCCGATCGCGGAGACGATCCAGCGCCTGCGTGAGGTCTACCTTTCCATCGGCTTCGACGAGGCGCGGGTGCCGCTCTTCATCGAGGAGCAGGATGTGTACCGGCAGTTCGGACCCGAGGCCTCGGCGGTCCTCGACCGGGTCTTTTATCTGGGCGGCCTCCCGCGCCCGAACGTCGGCATCGGAAAGGAGCGGACGGCAAGGATCGAGGAGCTTCTCGGCCGCACCCTCGGCGAGGACGGCGAGGAGCGCCTGCGAAAGACCCTTCACGCCTACAAGAAGTCTGAGATCGACGGGGACGAGCTGACCTTTGAGCTTGCAAAGGTCCTCGACTGTGACGACGGGCTCGTCGTGCGAATCATGGAGGAGGTCTTCCCCGAGTTCCGCGAGCTTGCCCCCGAGTCGTCCCGGACGACGCTTCGCTCCCACATGACCTCAGGGTGGTTCATCTCGCTCGGGGCGATGTGGGACAAGCTTCCCCACCCGATCATGCAGTTCTCCATCGACCGCTGCTTCCGCCGCGAACAGGAGGAGGGGCCGACGAGGCTCATGACCTACCACTCCGCCTCCTGTATCATGGCAGGCGAGCACATCACCGTCGAGGACGGGAAGGCCGTCGCGGCGGCGCTCCTCTCCGCCTTCGGGTTTACGGACTTTGAGTTCCGTCCCGATGAGAAGCGCTCCAAATACTATATCCCCGACACCCAGACCGAGGTCTACGCCCGCCACCCGACGCACGGCTGGGTGGAGGTCGCAACCTTCGGCATGTACTCCCCCTCGGCGCTTGCCGAGTACGGCGTCGAGGTGCCGGTGATGAACCTCGGCCTCGGGGTCGAACGTCTCGCGATGATCGAGTACGAGGCCGAGGACGTGCGAAAGCTCACCCATCCACAGTTCTTCCCCCGCGAGTTCTCCGACCTCGACCTCGCAAAGGGCATCGGACTCCGGGAGGCGCCGTCGACGCCCGCCGGGATGGCAATTGCAGGCGCGATCGTTGCGGCGGGGACCGCACACGCCGCCGAGGAGAGCCCGTGCTCCTTCGAGGCATGGGAAGGCGCCATCGGCGATGTGCGGCTCCGCGTGTATGTCGAGGAAGAGGAGGAGAACTCGAAGCTCTGCGGTCCTGCCGTCTTTAACGAGATCTTTGTCGAAAAGGGCCGCATCCTCGGGGTGCCCGACACCGAGAAGTTTGAGGGTGTCCGCAAAAACGGCGCCGCAACCGGGATCTCCTACCTCGAGGCGGTCGCAAACCTCGCCGCATCCCGCATCGAGGAGGCGGCGCAGGCCGGGGAGCCCGCCCGTGTGCAGGTGAAGATGGTGAAGATCCCCTCCGAAGTGAACCTGAAGATCGACGAGTACGTGATGCGCTACATCACCGACAACAACAAGAAGATCGATGTCCGCGGCCCCGTCTTCTTCGCGGTGCGCTCGGAGATCCTCTGA